A single region of the Lactobacillus xylocopicola genome encodes:
- a CDS encoding LTA synthase family protein codes for MNKNKKTLKAVQVICMLAATLFMLVQMYSLKGVAAQAHYSFVRFMPNMMHNATLMIVPMIFGAVYSRKKQSASESYKYWLLAMATLLVYYVLFFFKVPGRFNMWRVWGMLFPIITSTSVLFAGLFFSLLVQSHLSDLLHKLTVKQNLIVLSGLTLLGFALSAGNLSFQYSIYGLYLVLFFAWGMFLADLPINGKLLTLSLISGVISFFVVVIGVSGFDAVYWSQIISGNGGGDWNREFLNNPSSPLMFLLVVAIFLLFKKVIMTLTKKDMRYFIPVIIFMDAPISPRFMNDFHFTGSGALDKLIMIVVMTAITWLWAAVLERYLFRIKPLAKTIDYLDNEPNLAKVCEAIWSRFTRFVANNRVKLLTWAWFYVLSFGSFLIEADNLRIQISTAATINAIVYLLGTKFFAIILTTIFLDALFSIFYFVTTRYWTSNMLVSLIAIGWAIANKIKLLLRGEPIYPTEISEIVNWKTLLPMVGKTTVIAILVAIIAVIVLDLFLERKVPIKKHGSWKRRGIWALLSLLLFMTPLRFNHDGGVIYHINRGFDNRQRFRNPERDIQVNGPVLNFLNYIDLQIMDKPTGYSASTMKQLNDKYSKIAERINKNRKNDLRDQTVVFNLSESFVDPNTFPTIRFDRSVPNPVKFIQSMKSRSSYGTMLSAGYGGGTANMEWETLTGLNMGLFKSTLTPYVQVVPNYDFYPTIGMNFDYRSAVHPFIGTYYSRREDYHRFKFDKFVYSGSKYKIIDQKKLGKSGYNSDYTTYANGLKQINSRKDGQFINLISIQNHMPYNNWYANNEYMGKISGDLFNTPAVRVQMATYVKGTQYTDQAVKQFIGKIDRIKKPITVVFYGDHYPSVVSQSYTSKYPVEMHSTRYFIYSNKYARDHGAKTRLPRKANNFVSSSDFIAMVLQQTDSKVTPYQALLTEVHKKLPAITINFNGDKGYELIGRKGQVIDPKYLTKKQQKLLADYETVQYDMTAGKAYGLQMKGFYK; via the coding sequence ATGAATAAAAACAAAAAAACGTTAAAAGCGGTTCAAGTTATTTGCATGCTGGCGGCAACCTTGTTCATGCTAGTGCAGATGTACAGTTTGAAGGGTGTAGCAGCGCAAGCACATTACTCCTTTGTCCGTTTTATGCCTAACATGATGCATAATGCGACTTTGATGATTGTGCCAATGATTTTTGGAGCGGTGTATAGCCGCAAGAAGCAGAGTGCTAGTGAAAGCTATAAGTATTGGCTGCTAGCTATGGCCACCTTGCTGGTCTATTACGTACTCTTCTTCTTTAAGGTGCCAGGACGCTTCAATATGTGGCGGGTGTGGGGCATGCTCTTTCCCATCATTACTAGTACTTCAGTGTTATTTGCTGGATTGTTTTTCAGTTTGTTGGTGCAGTCACATTTATCTGATCTACTGCACAAATTAACTGTAAAGCAGAATCTAATTGTACTGAGTGGGCTCACGTTATTGGGGTTTGCCTTGAGCGCGGGCAACTTATCTTTCCAATACTCCATTTATGGATTATATCTGGTGCTGTTTTTTGCATGGGGTATGTTTTTAGCTGATCTTCCAATCAATGGGAAGTTGTTAACACTCTCACTAATCAGTGGTGTTATCTCTTTCTTTGTGGTGGTGATTGGTGTCTCCGGTTTTGATGCGGTTTACTGGTCACAGATTATCTCTGGTAACGGTGGCGGTGACTGGAACCGGGAATTTTTGAATAACCCGTCTTCGCCCCTTATGTTTTTGCTTGTTGTAGCAATTTTCTTACTGTTTAAAAAGGTCATCATGACCCTTACTAAGAAAGACATGCGGTACTTTATTCCGGTGATCATTTTTATGGATGCACCGATTTCGCCGCGATTTATGAATGACTTTCACTTTACTGGGTCGGGTGCGCTTGACAAGTTAATCATGATTGTGGTCATGACTGCAATTACCTGGCTTTGGGCGGCAGTGCTGGAGCGCTACTTGTTTAGAATCAAGCCACTGGCTAAGACGATTGACTACTTAGACAATGAACCGAACCTGGCCAAGGTCTGTGAAGCAATCTGGTCGCGGTTCACCCGGTTTGTTGCCAATAACCGGGTTAAGCTGCTTACCTGGGCTTGGTTCTATGTACTCAGTTTTGGCTCCTTCTTAATTGAAGCGGACAATCTGCGCATTCAAATCAGTACTGCTGCTACCATTAATGCAATTGTCTATCTCTTGGGAACGAAATTTTTTGCCATTATTTTGACGACCATCTTTCTTGATGCGCTGTTCTCAATCTTTTACTTTGTGACTACCCGTTACTGGACCTCCAACATGCTGGTTAGCTTGATTGCAATTGGTTGGGCAATTGCTAACAAGATTAAGTTGCTGCTCCGGGGTGAGCCTATTTACCCAACTGAAATCAGTGAAATTGTTAACTGGAAGACCCTGTTGCCAATGGTGGGTAAAACTACCGTGATTGCTATCTTGGTAGCGATTATTGCTGTTATTGTGCTTGATCTCTTTTTGGAGCGCAAGGTTCCGATCAAGAAGCACGGCTCGTGGAAGCGCCGCGGTATCTGGGCTCTGCTCAGCCTGCTGCTGTTTATGACGCCTTTGCGGTTTAACCACGATGGCGGGGTTATTTACCATATTAACCGAGGCTTTGATAACCGACAACGCTTCCGTAATCCAGAACGTGATATCCAAGTGAATGGTCCGGTTCTAAACTTCCTTAACTACATTGACTTGCAGATTATGGACAAGCCAACTGGCTATTCAGCTTCCACTATGAAGCAACTGAATGATAAATATAGTAAGATTGCGGAGCGCATTAACAAGAACCGGAAGAACGATTTGCGCGACCAGACCGTTGTCTTTAACTTAAGTGAAAGTTTTGTTGATCCCAATACTTTCCCGACGATTAGGTTTGACCGTTCAGTTCCTAACCCGGTCAAGTTCATCCAGTCAATGAAATCACGGTCTTCATATGGCACCATGCTTAGCGCCGGTTACGGTGGTGGCACGGCCAACATGGAATGGGAAACGTTGACTGGGCTTAATATGGGCCTGTTTAAGTCCACGTTAACGCCTTATGTTCAGGTTGTCCCTAACTACGACTTTTACCCAACAATTGGGATGAACTTCGATTACCGGTCTGCAGTGCACCCCTTCATTGGTACTTATTACTCAAGGCGTGAAGACTATCACCGGTTTAAGTTTGATAAGTTTGTTTATAGTGGTTCGAAGTACAAGATCATTGACCAAAAGAAATTGGGCAAGAGTGGCTATAACTCTGACTACACTACTTATGCCAATGGTTTGAAGCAAATTAATTCGAGAAAAGATGGTCAGTTCATCAACTTAATTTCGATTCAAAATCACATGCCGTATAACAATTGGTATGCTAATAACGAATACATGGGTAAGATTTCAGGAGACTTGTTCAATACACCAGCGGTTCGGGTTCAAATGGCGACCTATGTTAAGGGAACACAATATACTGACCAAGCAGTCAAACAGTTTATTGGCAAAATTGATCGCATCAAGAAACCAATTACGGTAGTCTTCTATGGCGACCACTACCCAAGTGTTGTTTCGCAAAGCTACACGTCCAAGTATCCAGTAGAAATGCACTCAACCCGTTACTTTATTTATTCTAACAAGTACGCTCGTGACCACGGTGCCAAGACCAGATTACCACGCAAGGCCAATAACTTTGTCAGCTCCAGTGACTTCATCGCTATGGTGTTGCAACAGACTGATTCAAAAGTGACGCCTTACCAGGCCCTGCTGACTGAAGTACACAAGAAACTGCCAGCGATTACAATCAACTTTAATGGTGACAAAGGCTATGAGCTGATTGGACGCAAGGGTCAAGTAATCGATCCTAAATACCTGACTAAGAAGCAACAGAAGCTATTGGCCGATTACGAGACGGTGCAGTACGATATGACCGCTGGTAAGGCCTACGGCTTGCAGATGAAGGGCTTTTACAAATAG
- a CDS encoding LCP family protein, translating into MKTMDHNDNQPIRKRVALHAEKHRKKRRIWAWVLSVFALATVVVAAYSAYVYVRTKNAIDSTYDSSNHVQIKQGEFNGQRKFAVLLLGTDTGALDRTEKVGNSDTVIIAVVNPEKKRYTLMSVPRDTMAQMVGAETFQIEKINAAYPLGGAAMSMASVSKLVNVPIKYYALVNMKGIMRLIRYVGGIDIRPNLSFEYGGYIFKKNQLTHMGGGGALAYSRMRYDDPKGDYGRQQRQRQVITALIQKTISLNTLTKLDSVLTSISGNVKTNLTFAALQQIALNYRDTTKHAKSDYLHGHNATIDDVSYQVQSTKELQRVSDYLRAELGLKLLPLKNNETYQNKRNVARGFDFSNIATQEYHLYLDYAEPKAGGN; encoded by the coding sequence ATAAAAACGATGGATCATAATGATAATCAGCCCATTCGCAAACGGGTCGCATTACATGCTGAAAAGCACAGGAAGAAGCGACGGATTTGGGCGTGGGTATTGAGTGTTTTTGCTCTTGCAACAGTGGTAGTTGCGGCCTATTCGGCCTATGTTTATGTTCGCACCAAAAATGCGATCGATAGTACTTATGACAGCAGTAATCACGTTCAAATTAAGCAGGGCGAGTTCAACGGCCAGCGTAAATTTGCGGTTTTGCTGCTGGGGACTGATACGGGGGCGCTGGACCGCACGGAAAAAGTGGGTAACTCCGATACGGTCATCATTGCCGTGGTCAATCCTGAAAAAAAGCGCTACACGTTAATGTCGGTGCCACGTGATACGATGGCCCAGATGGTGGGTGCAGAAACTTTTCAAATCGAAAAGATTAATGCGGCATATCCGCTTGGGGGTGCAGCTATGTCGATGGCCAGCGTTTCAAAACTGGTTAACGTGCCTATCAAGTACTATGCCCTGGTCAACATGAAGGGCATTATGCGGCTAATCCGCTATGTTGGCGGGATTGACATTAGGCCTAACCTCAGCTTTGAGTATGGTGGCTATATTTTTAAGAAAAATCAGTTAACTCACATGGGTGGTGGTGGTGCGTTGGCCTATTCACGGATGCGCTATGATGATCCCAAGGGTGACTATGGTCGCCAACAGCGCCAGCGCCAAGTGATTACAGCCCTGATTCAAAAAACGATTTCACTTAATACATTAACCAAGCTTGATTCAGTTTTGACTTCAATTTCTGGTAATGTTAAGACTAACCTGACTTTTGCCGCGCTCCAACAGATTGCGTTAAATTATCGTGATACCACTAAGCATGCCAAAAGCGACTACCTGCACGGTCATAATGCTACGATTGACGATGTTTCTTACCAGGTGCAGTCAACCAAGGAATTACAACGGGTATCAGATTATCTGCGTGCGGAGTTAGGCCTTAAATTACTGCCGCTCAAAAACAATGAAACATACCAGAATAAACGTAATGTGGCGCGCGGCTTTGACTTTAGCAACATAGCAACGCAGGAGTACCACCTTTATTTAGATTATGCTGAACCAAAAGCTGGTGGGAATTAA
- a CDS encoding aldose epimerase, protein MQTIENSVLRVAVDEKGGQVLNLVNQNNQIDYLRDQDTRKNLEVAFKGADRSENWAQLLPWTVIDKGDAQVSLALIDDNDSYQKFPYHFEAILTYLLEGNRVELKCYLKNNSHKDMPFSFAFTLPVFAGWSITERVNELELTRDEITLKAEATNFELLAQNEQIIAANDSTLKSDASVEFKLALTVS, encoded by the coding sequence ATGCAAACAATTGAAAATTCTGTTTTGCGCGTGGCCGTTGATGAAAAGGGCGGCCAAGTGCTAAATCTGGTTAACCAAAATAATCAAATTGATTATCTTAGAGACCAGGATACGCGAAAAAATTTAGAGGTTGCCTTTAAGGGGGCGGACCGCAGTGAAAACTGGGCCCAGCTCTTACCTTGGACTGTCATTGATAAGGGGGATGCGCAGGTTAGTTTGGCCTTGATTGATGATAATGACAGTTATCAGAAGTTTCCCTATCACTTTGAAGCAATTTTGACCTATCTATTAGAAGGTAACCGGGTTGAGCTCAAGTGTTATTTAAAAAACAACTCACATAAGGATATGCCTTTTTCCTTTGCTTTTACCCTGCCGGTTTTTGCAGGATGGTCAATCACCGAAAGGGTGAATGAACTTGAACTAACACGAGATGAAATAACTTTAAAAGCGGAGGCCACCAATTTTGAGTTGTTAGCTCAAAATGAGCAAATCATTGCTGCCAATGACTCTACTTTAAAAAGTGATGCTAGTGTGGAATTTAAGCTGGCTTTGACGGTGAGCTAA
- a CDS encoding type II toxin-antitoxin system HicB family antitoxin — MKHRIVTYPAIFRPLGNDVYVINFPDIKGGITEGQGLREAMKMAADTLASRLYNKTDLPQSSKISEVEVPNDGSFVAPVSADLTEAAHARINYRI; from the coding sequence ATGAAGCACAGAATAGTAACTTATCCCGCCATTTTTCGGCCATTGGGGAATGATGTTTATGTCATTAACTTTCCCGATATTAAGGGTGGCATCACTGAAGGCCAAGGATTGCGTGAGGCAATGAAGATGGCTGCTGATACCCTTGCCAGCCGGTTATATAACAAGACGGACCTGCCCCAGTCGAGTAAAATTAGTGAAGTCGAAGTGCCTAACGATGGCTCCTTTGTTGCGCCAGTTTCTGCAGACCTAACCGAAGCAGCGCACGCGCGCATTAATTATCGAATATAG
- a CDS encoding MFS transporter, whose protein sequence is MSEKLSYQTNQKVQKNRWWILVAVGLFTFMSTLDGTIVNIALPVISKDLQIPMSQSEWVVSLYLIIVCSFILFFGKLSDLHGKIKIFRLGAIFFIAGSLLSGFKVNLIFLLAARALQALGAAMTMATNNGIITEIFPNTERGKALGTIGSFVALGSIAGPGLGGLILSHLSWSYIFWLNVPVGIVAAIIGAIYLPKDITFTNEPLDRTGSFTFALGMISLFGGVFLGQQLGFTALPVLAMLLVGVVSLVSFVYVEKHTTNPLLQFKLFKNPDFSVSLLCALLIFITNFFFNVVTPFYLENARHLAPSQTGYILMILPVVQLFAAPVAGTLSDKIGPKLITFIGLVLLLISQIGYTMCNLDSPTWLFVVSIAIMGLGSGIFSSPNNSLVMSSVEQKDLGIAGSINSLSRNLGMVIGISSATTVLFSAMSQAKGARVTGYLPKQPEIFIYGMHVVFIISLLICLVTVLLSGWRLFKKN, encoded by the coding sequence ATGTCAGAAAAGTTGAGTTATCAAACTAACCAAAAGGTGCAAAAAAATCGCTGGTGGATATTAGTGGCAGTGGGGCTGTTTACCTTCATGTCGACGCTTGATGGGACCATTGTCAATATTGCCTTGCCGGTAATTAGCAAGGACCTGCAGATTCCAATGAGTCAATCTGAATGGGTGGTTTCACTATATTTGATTATTGTCTGCAGCTTTATTTTATTTTTTGGGAAATTGAGCGACTTACACGGAAAAATCAAGATTTTCCGCTTAGGAGCAATTTTCTTTATTGCCGGATCACTTTTGTCTGGCTTTAAGGTTAATTTGATATTTCTCTTGGCTGCCCGGGCCCTGCAAGCTCTGGGTGCAGCCATGACGATGGCAACCAATAATGGTATTATTACCGAAATCTTTCCTAATACTGAACGGGGCAAGGCTTTAGGAACTATTGGCTCCTTTGTAGCGCTGGGCTCTATTGCAGGGCCAGGACTTGGCGGCCTGATTTTAAGTCATTTATCTTGGTCATATATCTTCTGGTTGAATGTTCCAGTTGGGATTGTTGCTGCCATCATCGGAGCTATTTACCTGCCCAAGGACATTACCTTTACCAATGAACCACTTGATCGGACCGGTTCGTTTACCTTTGCTTTAGGAATGATTTCCCTGTTTGGTGGAGTCTTTTTGGGACAACAGTTGGGCTTTACAGCTCTCCCTGTCTTAGCAATGCTACTAGTTGGGGTGGTCAGTTTGGTTAGCTTTGTATACGTTGAGAAGCACACTACTAACCCTTTACTACAGTTTAAACTGTTTAAAAACCCCGATTTTTCAGTCAGTTTGCTGTGTGCATTATTGATTTTTATTACTAATTTCTTCTTTAATGTAGTTACGCCGTTTTACCTGGAAAACGCGCGGCACCTGGCACCGAGCCAGACGGGTTACATCTTAATGATTTTGCCAGTGGTACAGCTCTTTGCTGCGCCAGTTGCCGGGACACTCTCTGATAAGATTGGTCCCAAGTTAATAACCTTTATCGGGTTAGTATTACTGCTAATTAGCCAGATTGGTTACACGATGTGCAACCTCGATTCACCTACTTGGCTTTTTGTAGTCAGCATCGCAATCATGGGCCTCGGCAGTGGTATCTTCAGCTCGCCGAATAATTCTTTAGTAATGAGTTCAGTTGAGCAAAAGGATTTGGGCATTGCTGGCAGTATTAACTCACTTTCCCGTAATTTGGGTATGGTAATTGGGATTTCAAGTGCAACCACAGTTCTTTTTTCTGCCATGAGCCAAGCCAAGGGGGCGCGGGTAACGGGCTACTTGCCTAAACAGCCGGAAATCTTTATCTACGGTATGCACGTCGTTTTCATTATTTCACTACTTATCTGCTTGGTGACTGTACTTTTGAGTGGCTGGCGGTTATTTAAAAAGAATTAA
- a CDS encoding purine-cytosine permease family protein, translating into MKKNKISSNEDIYDDYSTQRFPKNKRDPMWKVLMVQIGGFVALSQFMLGAELGYGMNFYHAVLSTILGSVILQFISFGLGLAGQKEGLPTSLLSKWAGFGTIGSAIVGLAFAISLIGWFGIQNSVFAEGVVQILNTITHSSLNYQLIATITGLLVTFSVIFGFKGLSWTTNISIPAFIIVMGFATYNMLKGNSLSHLATMVAPGAAMSMSAGITMVTGNFIVGAIIMPDITRRTKNGRDVFWVCVIGTLVGELGVNIIGVLMAHAIGSKEIMPIIYQLTGALGIALIVLSSVKVNDMNLYSASLNVVNFFRQVFKVTLNRSVMTVITGILGTVLSVIGLIDKFQGFLTLLGVVFPPIAAIMVVDYWILKTDRKILAVSRHKGELPQTSSKLPVMTVIAWIIGILVGQFVTWGVQSINVLFASGLTY; encoded by the coding sequence ATGAAAAAAAATAAAATCAGTTCTAATGAAGATATTTATGATGACTACTCAACCCAGCGCTTTCCTAAAAACAAACGTGATCCTATGTGGAAAGTACTCATGGTCCAAATTGGCGGCTTTGTTGCTTTAAGTCAATTTATGTTAGGTGCCGAATTAGGCTATGGAATGAATTTTTACCATGCCGTTTTATCTACTATCTTAGGTAGTGTAATTCTACAGTTTATTTCATTCGGATTAGGCCTAGCAGGTCAAAAAGAAGGATTACCAACTAGTTTATTATCAAAGTGGGCAGGATTTGGCACAATTGGCTCTGCAATTGTTGGTTTAGCATTTGCAATAAGTTTAATTGGCTGGTTTGGCATTCAAAATTCTGTATTTGCTGAAGGTGTTGTACAGATACTCAATACCATTACACACAGCAGTCTTAACTATCAATTAATAGCTACAATTACTGGGTTATTAGTGACTTTTTCAGTTATTTTTGGCTTTAAAGGTTTGAGTTGGACAACTAATATTTCTATCCCTGCCTTTATTATTGTTATGGGTTTTGCTACATACAATATGCTCAAAGGCAACAGCTTAAGTCACTTAGCAACAATGGTTGCTCCAGGTGCGGCAATGAGTATGAGTGCTGGTATAACAATGGTTACTGGTAATTTTATTGTCGGTGCGATTATCATGCCAGATATTACTAGAAGAACTAAAAACGGTCGTGATGTTTTTTGGGTATGTGTAATTGGAACACTTGTTGGCGAACTAGGTGTTAACATCATTGGTGTATTAATGGCTCATGCAATTGGCTCAAAAGAAATCATGCCAATTATTTACCAACTAACTGGGGCATTAGGAATTGCTTTGATTGTCTTGTCATCTGTTAAAGTCAATGACATGAACCTATATTCAGCCAGTCTTAACGTAGTTAACTTTTTTAGACAAGTTTTCAAGGTAACCCTAAATCGTTCAGTTATGACTGTAATTACGGGGATTTTAGGGACCGTTCTTTCCGTTATTGGCTTAATTGATAAATTTCAGGGCTTTTTGACCTTGTTAGGGGTGGTCTTTCCGCCAATCGCTGCAATTATGGTTGTTGATTATTGGATTTTAAAAACAGACCGAAAAATTTTAGCCGTAAGTCGTCATAAAGGTGAACTACCTCAAACATCTTCCAAACTACCAGTGATGACTGTAATTGCTTGGATTATTGGTATCCTAGTGGGGCAATTTGTTACCTGGGGCGTTCAGTCCATTAACGTTTTATTTGCTTCTGGTCTAACTTATTAA
- a CDS encoding DUF917 domain-containing protein, with amino-acid sequence MSRQITIKDVKQIAIGAALLGSGGGGNPFIGELMAISAIKKHGPVTLLTPDEFPDDEIFVSASNIGAPAVSMEKFPNGNEFINAFEIFEQYYNKKIYGTFPIEAGGINSMMPLVAAAKMGLPIADADGMGRAFPELQMSTFVLAGHSVTPMVLSDERGNTSLLNTPDSFWAERIGRDFTVQVGATSSSASDPVTGKELRSAGVLNIISLSQNIGQLIQHTNDYVSVNSALTALLKLTHGYKLMTAKIVDISHTTSGGFNFGEIILSGLNENEGQTGKISFQNENIIMQLDEQILATVPDLITMVDMDTLQPITNEEVRYGKRIMVLGLPANEKWRTAAGISLVGPRYFKYDVDYIPIEQRYAEYQNQ; translated from the coding sequence TTGAGTAGACAAATCACAATTAAAGATGTTAAACAAATTGCAATTGGTGCAGCACTGCTTGGATCAGGAGGTGGGGGTAACCCATTTATTGGTGAATTAATGGCAATTTCCGCAATTAAAAAACATGGACCTGTAACCTTGCTTACTCCTGATGAATTTCCAGATGATGAAATATTCGTTTCAGCTTCAAATATCGGCGCACCAGCAGTTTCAATGGAAAAATTTCCAAATGGTAACGAGTTTATTAACGCGTTTGAAATTTTTGAGCAGTATTATAATAAAAAAATCTATGGTACATTTCCAATCGAAGCAGGCGGAATCAATTCCATGATGCCACTCGTTGCAGCTGCTAAAATGGGACTTCCAATTGCTGACGCTGACGGAATGGGGCGAGCCTTCCCTGAACTACAAATGTCTACTTTTGTTCTCGCTGGTCATTCGGTAACACCAATGGTTTTATCGGACGAGCGTGGTAATACTTCTCTACTTAATACACCTGATTCATTCTGGGCTGAACGTATTGGGCGTGACTTTACAGTTCAAGTTGGCGCCACTTCATCAAGTGCAAGTGACCCGGTAACAGGTAAAGAATTACGATCTGCCGGTGTTCTTAATATTATTAGTCTTAGTCAAAACATTGGTCAACTAATTCAGCACACTAATGACTATGTTTCAGTAAACAGTGCATTAACTGCGTTACTTAAATTGACACATGGCTATAAATTAATGACTGCTAAAATCGTTGATATCTCGCATACAACCAGTGGCGGTTTCAATTTTGGAGAAATCATTTTAAGTGGCCTCAATGAAAATGAAGGTCAAACGGGAAAGATTTCTTTTCAAAACGAAAATATTATTATGCAACTCGACGAACAAATCTTGGCAACCGTACCAGATCTAATTACAATGGTCGACATGGATACTTTACAACCGATTACTAACGAAGAAGTCCGCTACGGAAAACGAATTATGGTTCTTGGATTGCCTGCTAACGAGAAATGGCGTACTGCGGCAGGAATTAGCTTAGTTGGCCCACGTTATTTTAAGTATGACGTTGATTATATTCCAATTGAACAACGTTACGCTGAGTATCAAAATCAATAG
- a CDS encoding hydantoinase/oxoprolinase family protein, which translates to MYKLGIDVGGTNTDAVILDDKLNVIVSTKTHTTKDIETGIKKAIHQVVNTNNIEVSQINQAMLGTTQATNAIVERKNLGRVGVLRIGYPATASILPYTEWPEDITSILSNRYALIHGGYEFNGDPIAPYSEKEVQEKLSEWKNQIDGLAVIGVFSSINDDQEKRVAEIAHKMLGKDFPVSISSSIGSIGLIGRENATILNAALNKVIKNVTDGFSNALAEENIFNATVYLCQNDGTLMSLPFAAKYPILTIGSGPTNSIRGAAYLSKIKNALTVDIGGTTSDIGVLVNGFPRESSKAVTIGGIRTNFRMPDVLSVGLGGGTIVRINNDDSVSIGPDSVGYAITERALVFGGNTLTTTDIAVRLGFCQLGNPRLVESIDKKIAQKAMTKIASIIENGLDQMKTSAEDVEVILVGGGSIIAPSLLSGVKHITKSKFGSVANAIGATIANVGGEYEKVYQYSQTKRSEALADVEKQAGQQAIMAGAKANSIKLVEITEVPLAYAPGETTRVKAKVVGEIDNSK; encoded by the coding sequence TTGTACAAACTAGGAATTGACGTTGGCGGCACCAATACAGATGCCGTCATCTTGGACGACAAGCTTAATGTCATTGTTTCCACTAAAACTCATACTACTAAAGATATTGAAACAGGAATTAAAAAAGCAATTCATCAAGTTGTTAATACTAATAATATTGAAGTTAGCCAGATTAACCAAGCAATGCTTGGAACAACTCAAGCAACTAATGCTATCGTTGAACGCAAAAATTTAGGTAGAGTGGGTGTCTTAAGGATTGGTTATCCGGCAACTGCATCTATTTTACCTTATACTGAATGGCCTGAAGACATCACCTCTATTTTATCAAACCGTTATGCATTAATTCATGGTGGATATGAGTTTAATGGTGATCCAATTGCGCCCTACTCTGAAAAAGAAGTTCAGGAGAAATTATCTGAATGGAAAAATCAAATTGATGGTTTAGCAGTTATTGGCGTTTTTTCTTCAATCAATGATGATCAAGAAAAAAGAGTCGCTGAGATTGCCCATAAAATGCTAGGTAAGGACTTCCCCGTTTCAATTTCCTCTTCGATTGGTTCAATAGGTTTAATCGGTCGCGAAAATGCCACAATTTTGAATGCGGCCTTAAACAAGGTTATTAAAAATGTTACTGATGGTTTTTCAAATGCTTTAGCTGAGGAAAATATCTTTAATGCCACCGTGTACTTATGTCAAAACGATGGCACTTTAATGTCACTACCCTTTGCTGCCAAATACCCAATTTTGACAATCGGCAGTGGACCAACAAACAGCATCCGTGGCGCTGCCTATTTATCTAAAATCAAAAATGCCTTAACTGTTGATATTGGTGGTACTACTTCTGATATTGGCGTTCTGGTTAACGGATTTCCCCGTGAATCCTCTAAAGCTGTTACCATTGGTGGTATCCGCACTAACTTTAGAATGCCTGATGTATTATCAGTTGGCCTAGGTGGTGGCACCATTGTTCGCATTAATAATGATGACTCAGTATCAATTGGTCCTGACAGTGTCGGCTATGCGATTACGGAACGAGCACTTGTATTTGGCGGGAACACCTTGACTACAACCGATATTGCCGTTCGACTTGGCTTCTGCCAACTTGGTAATCCTAGATTAGTCGAATCAATTGATAAAAAGATTGCCCAAAAAGCAATGACTAAAATTGCGAGTATTATAGAAAATGGACTTGATCAAATGAAAACTAGTGCAGAAGATGTGGAAGTTATTTTGGTTGGTGGTGGCTCTATTATTGCTCCAAGTTTATTAAGTGGCGTTAAACACATAACTAAGAGCAAATTTGGCAGTGTTGCTAACGCTATCGGTGCCACAATTGCTAACGTAGGTGGTGAATATGAAAAAGTTTACCAATATAGTCAGACTAAACGATCCGAAGCCTTAGCTGATGTTGAAAAACAAGCTGGACAGCAAGCTATTATGGCTGGAGCGAAAGCAAATTCAATTAAGCTTGTTGAAATTACCGAGGTCCCACTCGCCTATGCCCCTGGCGAAACGACAAGAGTTAAGGCAAAAGTTGTTGGTGAAATTGATAATTCAAAGTAA